A region from the Flavobacteriales bacterium genome encodes:
- a CDS encoding trypsin-like peptidase domain-containing protein — protein sequence MKKVLYTLSIAFIGGISALSISLFIESKSYNPVIIESVTPNYQLVSQPSAKSGLSDFTYAAKISTPAVVHIKSYRKIIPDEYKNPFWQFFGETESPLRENPIQAGSGSGVIVSPNGYIITNNHVIGNADEISISMNDNKLYTAKIVGTYPPADLALLKIDATNLPFLEFGNYDDLDVGEWILAVGNPFNLTSTVTAGIVSAKARDINIIESTYAIESFIQTDAAVNPGNSGGALVNLEGKLVGINTAILSKTGSYAGYSFAIPVTIVEKVYNDIKDFGVVQRGLIGVSIQSVDAALIEKLKLKTSTGVYIKQVIDGAAAAAAGIKTGDVIIKINSAIIKKTAELQEELSKYRPNDKIRVTVNRDGEIKVMDVVLRNIDGSTAMLKKIDLEGENIFGAFFKEASNMEKSKLGIKQGVKIIRLEDGAFKDAKIQPGFIITHVERLAIKNSQHLVQLLKAKQKGSGVLLQGVYSNGRTAYYGIGI from the coding sequence ATGAAAAAAGTATTGTATACACTAAGCATTGCATTTATTGGCGGCATTTCTGCCCTTTCAATATCCCTTTTCATCGAAAGCAAGTCTTATAATCCTGTAATAATAGAATCAGTTACACCCAACTACCAACTCGTTTCTCAACCCAGTGCTAAAAGCGGACTTAGCGATTTTACTTACGCAGCAAAAATATCGACTCCTGCTGTGGTACACATTAAATCTTATAGAAAAATAATTCCAGATGAATACAAAAACCCTTTTTGGCAGTTCTTCGGGGAAACAGAAAGTCCACTTCGGGAAAATCCAATTCAAGCGGGAAGTGGCTCAGGTGTGATAGTGTCACCTAATGGATATATAATAACGAATAATCATGTTATCGGGAATGCTGATGAGATAAGTATCTCGATGAATGACAACAAACTATATACTGCAAAAATAGTGGGGACCTACCCTCCTGCCGACTTGGCCCTTTTAAAAATTGATGCAACCAATTTACCATTTCTTGAGTTTGGTAATTACGACGATCTTGATGTTGGAGAATGGATACTTGCTGTAGGAAATCCTTTTAACCTCACATCAACAGTTACTGCAGGAATAGTAAGTGCGAAAGCAAGAGATATTAACATTATAGAATCAACTTATGCTATCGAATCATTTATCCAAACAGATGCAGCTGTTAACCCCGGTAACAGTGGTGGTGCACTTGTAAATCTTGAAGGAAAGCTTGTCGGAATTAACACTGCCATCCTATCTAAAACAGGATCTTATGCAGGTTATTCATTTGCGATTCCTGTCACTATAGTAGAAAAAGTATATAACGATATAAAAGATTTCGGTGTAGTTCAACGTGGTCTAATTGGCGTATCCATCCAATCCGTTGATGCGGCTCTTATAGAAAAGCTAAAATTAAAAACATCCACAGGAGTTTATATAAAACAGGTTATTGATGGTGCAGCAGCTGCGGCAGCAGGTATTAAAACAGGAGATGTAATAATTAAAATAAACTCTGCTATTATTAAGAAAACAGCAGAGCTTCAAGAAGAGCTTAGTAAGTATCGACCAAATGATAAAATCCGAGTTACTGTGAATCGGGATGGTGAAATAAAAGTCATGGATGTAGTGCTACGAAATATTGATGGCAGTACGGCTATGCTTAAAAAGATAGATCTGGAAGGCGAAAATATATTTGGAGCGTTTTTCAAAGAAGCCTCGAATATGGAAAAATCTAAACTTGGTATTAAACAAGGAGTTAAAATAATTAGACTTGAGGATGGTGCATTTAAAGACGCTAAAATCCAACCAGGATTTATAATCACTCACGTTGAAAGACTGGCAATTAAGAATTCGCAACACTTAGTTCAACTTTTGAAAGCTAAACAAAAAGGAAGTGGCGTTTTACTTCAAGGTGTATATTCGAACGGGAGAACCGCTTATTATGGCATAGGAATATAA